From a single Pseudalkalibacillus hwajinpoensis genomic region:
- a CDS encoding CotS family spore coat protein yields the protein MQKVLSFYPIEVKDIRLLFSRSGRTKWHVQTDKGSMILRQEFIRPERMLYIAGAHWHLQQNGLPIAKLIPTKNNGLCLSGDDHAYVLYEHFDGEPMLYYDKEQVKKTMEFIGHFHHASKGYIQPEGSRKRSRIDKWHKLYRWKIQELEGYQKLAANYVDDPFSLLFLENADRMLVRAKESLAELDRPEFKKWTKAVFESKLFCQQDFTMARMIEKDKIAFMKDLHSVNADLPCRDIRILLNKVMKKLAVWDHELATDMLKSYDHVHPLTEGEYRVIWSDLKFPHLFCAIAHKYYLSQKRSWSDEKYMMHIRNIVAVENSKEDFLTHFDDIFNEIKGGN from the coding sequence TTGCAAAAAGTTCTTAGTTTTTATCCAATAGAAGTTAAAGATATTCGATTACTTTTCAGTAGAAGTGGAAGAACGAAGTGGCATGTACAGACAGACAAAGGTTCGATGATATTAAGACAGGAATTTATAAGACCTGAAAGGATGCTTTACATTGCTGGTGCTCACTGGCACCTTCAACAGAATGGTTTGCCAATAGCCAAACTTATTCCTACGAAAAATAATGGGTTGTGTCTTTCTGGTGATGATCATGCCTATGTGCTTTATGAACATTTTGATGGGGAGCCGATGCTTTATTATGATAAGGAACAGGTTAAAAAAACAATGGAATTCATTGGCCATTTTCATCACGCATCAAAGGGATATATCCAGCCAGAAGGCAGTAGAAAAAGAAGTCGAATTGATAAGTGGCATAAGCTCTATAGATGGAAAATACAGGAGCTTGAAGGCTATCAAAAACTAGCAGCAAATTATGTCGATGATCCATTTTCTCTCCTGTTTCTTGAAAATGCAGATCGTATGCTCGTTCGAGCAAAAGAGTCATTAGCGGAACTTGATCGTCCAGAATTCAAGAAATGGACGAAAGCCGTTTTCGAATCAAAATTATTTTGTCAGCAGGATTTCACAATGGCGCGTATGATTGAAAAAGACAAGATAGCATTCATGAAGGATCTTCACTCTGTTAATGCTGATCTGCCCTGTCGTGACATTCGAATTCTATTGAATAAAGTAATGAAAAAATTAGCTGTCTGGGATCATGAACTGGCTACTGATATGTTAAAAAGTTACGATCATGTTCATCCGTTAACGGAGGGAGAATATCGTGTCATCTGGTCTGACTTGAAATTTCCACATCTTTTCTGCGCAATTGCACATAAATACTATCTCAGTCAGAAGCGATCATGGTCGGATGAAAAATATATGATGCATATTCGTAATATTGTAGCAGTCGAGAATTCGAAGGAAGACTTTCTAACTCACTTTGATGATATATTTAACGAAATTAAGGGAGGTAACTAA
- the mgtE gene encoding magnesium transporter, translating into MQALYDALIHHLDHERIDQFRELFLDIHPYEQSKFFLTVSEEIRLLVYTYLSPREMAEIFQNFDIEEQEEYISEMDPTYAAKMLAEMYADDAVDVLNELNPEQIASYLTIMDDDAADEIKELLHYEEKTAGSIMTTEFVSIRAHQTVKRAMQILRQEAPEAETIYYIFVLDQQKRLVGVISLRDLIIAEEDMLIEEIMNERVVSISVGEDQEDAARIMRDYDFLALPVLDFQNHLLGIITHDDIVDVIEEEASEDYSKLAALSDDGTLDRNPFSSARKRLPWLIILLFLGMMTASLIGQFEETLDKVALLAVFIPLIAGMAGNTGTQALAVVVRGLATGDFEENSKWTLIVREAGTGLITGATCGILVTIIIFLWQGTFFLGMLVGFSLLCTLIVATLAGALVPLLMHKLNIDPAVASGPFITTINDIISILIYFGMATAFMSHLM; encoded by the coding sequence ATCCAGGCACTGTACGATGCATTAATCCATCATTTAGATCATGAGAGAATTGATCAATTTCGTGAATTATTTCTCGACATTCACCCGTACGAGCAGTCGAAGTTTTTTCTAACTGTATCTGAGGAAATCAGGCTACTTGTGTACACCTATTTATCTCCGAGAGAAATGGCTGAGATTTTTCAGAACTTTGACATTGAAGAGCAGGAAGAATACATCTCAGAAATGGATCCAACATATGCTGCTAAAATGCTTGCAGAAATGTATGCTGATGATGCGGTTGACGTACTTAATGAACTGAACCCTGAACAAATCGCGAGCTATCTGACGATCATGGACGATGATGCAGCAGATGAAATTAAAGAACTGCTGCATTATGAAGAGAAAACTGCTGGTAGTATCATGACAACAGAATTTGTATCCATTAGAGCGCACCAAACGGTGAAGCGTGCGATGCAGATTCTAAGGCAGGAAGCACCTGAAGCTGAAACCATTTACTATATATTCGTATTGGATCAGCAAAAAAGGCTGGTTGGCGTCATATCTTTAAGAGATTTAATAATTGCTGAAGAAGATATGCTTATTGAAGAAATTATGAACGAGAGAGTCGTCTCCATTTCGGTTGGCGAAGACCAGGAAGATGCCGCGCGAATTATGAGAGACTATGATTTCCTTGCTCTCCCGGTACTGGACTTCCAGAACCATCTTCTTGGAATTATAACACATGATGATATTGTCGACGTTATTGAAGAAGAGGCATCGGAAGACTACTCAAAACTAGCAGCCCTCTCCGATGATGGGACGCTCGACCGCAACCCATTTTCATCTGCTCGGAAAAGATTGCCATGGCTCATCATCCTCCTGTTCCTAGGAATGATGACGGCGAGCTTGATCGGTCAATTTGAAGAAACGCTTGATAAAGTCGCGCTGCTCGCCGTATTTATCCCGCTTATTGCTGGGATGGCAGGTAACACAGGAACTCAGGCGTTAGCTGTTGTCGTTAGAGGACTTGCGACAGGCGATTTTGAAGAAAATAGCAAGTGGACGCTCATTGTAAGAGAAGCCGGAACCGGACTTATTACGGGTGCGACATGTGGTATTCTCGTTACAATTATTATCTTTTTGTGGCAGGGGACCTTTTTCCTTGGGATGCTCGTTGGATTTTCGCTATTATGTACTCTAATAGTCGCAACACTTGCAGGTGCACTTGTTCCACTTTTGATGCACAAATTGAATATTGACCCGGCTGTTGCTTCGGGTCCATTTATTACGACGATCAACGACATCATTAGTATTCTAATCTATTTTGGAATGGCAACTGCTTTTATGAGCCATCTCATGTAG
- a CDS encoding NAD-dependent epimerase/dehydratase family protein, with translation MRILVTGVAGFIGSHLSEQLLTNPNVEVLGIDQGIESEPLKLRNIRYLLKHPRFKLFDRDLLTDDISTLLKDLNVLYHLAGIPGVRSSWGSEFETYLLHNGLVTQKLLEACKGTSLDKFVYISTSSVYGEKEGRVTENLIPIPLSPYGITKLTGEQLCNVYHQYFDIPVVILRYFTVYGPRQRPDMAFHRFIKQLILGKPLTIFGDGQQSRDFTYVKDCVKATAAVLEAKNVIGETINIGGKERATVLDVISILENLLNTKATLTFAEKAKGEPRHTWADITKAERLLNYQPEVFLKEGLKYEVEDLSQLFKSGRESN, from the coding sequence ATGAGAATTCTTGTCACAGGTGTCGCAGGTTTCATTGGGTCTCATCTAAGTGAACAGCTTCTCACTAATCCAAACGTTGAAGTATTAGGGATTGACCAGGGAATTGAATCAGAGCCACTAAAGTTAAGAAATATACGTTATCTATTAAAACATCCACGATTTAAATTGTTTGACCGAGATCTCCTTACAGATGATATTTCCACATTACTAAAAGATCTTAACGTTCTCTATCACCTCGCTGGTATACCCGGTGTACGTTCGAGCTGGGGAAGCGAATTCGAGACCTATTTGCTCCATAACGGACTTGTTACGCAGAAGCTCCTTGAAGCTTGCAAAGGAACTTCTCTTGATAAATTTGTTTATATTTCAACATCTTCTGTTTATGGTGAAAAGGAAGGAAGAGTGACGGAAAACCTTATCCCCATCCCTCTCTCTCCCTATGGCATTACAAAGCTAACCGGAGAACAGCTCTGTAATGTTTACCATCAATATTTTGACATCCCTGTCGTCATTCTTCGTTATTTTACTGTGTATGGGCCACGCCAGAGACCTGATATGGCTTTTCATAGGTTTATCAAGCAACTAATCCTCGGTAAGCCTCTAACAATCTTTGGTGATGGTCAGCAGTCACGGGATTTCACTTATGTGAAAGACTGTGTGAAAGCCACTGCGGCTGTTTTAGAAGCTAAAAATGTCATAGGGGAAACGATCAATATTGGCGGAAAAGAACGTGCTACGGTATTAGACGTAATCTCCATTCTTGAGAACTTATTAAACACTAAAGCAACACTTACTTTTGCGGAAAAAGCAAAAGGAGAACCACGTCATACCTGGGCTGATATTACGAAGGCTGAAAGACTATTAAATTATCAACCAGAGGTCTTCTTAAAAGAAGGATTAAAATATGAGGTTGAAGACTTATCACAACTCTTTAAATCCGGGAGGGAAAGTAATTGA
- the fabI gene encoding enoyl-ACP reductase FabI, with protein sequence MNLSLENRTYVVMGVANKRSIAWGIAQALSSAGARLIFTYAGERLEKNVRDLAGTLERDDSIILPCDITNDEEIDATFSQIKEEVGVIHGLAHCIAFAKTEELKGEYLETTREGFLLAHNISSYSLTAVSKAARPLMTEGGSILTMTYLGGERVVNNYNVMGVAKASLDASVKYLANDLGKDGIRVNAISAGPIRTLAAKGIGDFNSVIKEIEEKSPMRRTVTKEDVGNTALFLMSDLAGGITGEMIHVDSGYNIIAT encoded by the coding sequence ATGAACCTGTCTCTTGAAAACCGTACATATGTTGTCATGGGTGTTGCGAATAAGCGCAGCATTGCATGGGGGATTGCACAGGCGCTTAGTAGTGCCGGTGCTCGATTAATCTTTACTTACGCAGGTGAGCGTCTTGAAAAGAACGTTCGGGACCTTGCTGGAACGCTAGAGCGTGATGATTCAATTATTCTACCGTGTGACATTACGAATGATGAGGAAATCGATGCAACATTTTCTCAAATTAAAGAAGAAGTTGGCGTGATCCACGGACTTGCGCACTGTATCGCATTCGCGAAAACAGAAGAGTTGAAAGGGGAATACCTTGAAACAACTCGTGAAGGTTTCTTGCTTGCGCATAACATTAGCTCGTATTCCCTAACTGCAGTATCGAAAGCAGCACGTCCACTTATGACAGAAGGTGGCAGCATTCTAACGATGACATATCTCGGTGGCGAGCGAGTCGTGAATAATTACAACGTCATGGGTGTAGCAAAAGCTTCACTTGATGCAAGTGTCAAATACCTTGCGAACGATCTTGGTAAAGACGGGATCCGCGTTAATGCGATTTCTGCAGGCCCAATCAGAACGCTTGCAGCGAAAGGGATTGGCGATTTTAATTCAGTGATTAAAGAAATTGAAGAGAAATCTCCAATGCGTCGCACTGTTACAAAGGAAGACGTTGGTAATACAGCGCTATTCTTGATGAGCGATCTAGCTGGTGGGATTACTGGTGAGATGATTCACGTAGATAGCGGTTATAACATCATCGCAACATAA
- a CDS encoding glycosyltransferase family 4 protein — translation MNLALVCTEKLPSPAIKGGAIQMMIDGVVPFLKTNHKLTIFSVSDPLLQNVEEQENVTYIRVSRLNYIQNVAAKLAKLPPFDVIHVFNRPKAIPVYRDASPESQFVLSLHNEMFAEKKLSDEEGHLAVQAVCSIMTVSEYIRGTVIQRFPDAAAKTHVVYSGVDLAKFEPKWTERGQEINSQLKNKNGLSGQKVILFIGRLSRTKGPHLLIQALPNVLERFPNTVLVICGGKWFSDNRPNDYVRKLHNMAKPLGEHVRFTQYVPHDKIPYSYLLGDVFVCSSQWQEPLARVHYEAMAAGIPLITTKRGGNAEVITHMHNGIVLKNYANPANFAAAICDMFDHPDKAMEFSLNGRAFVESNHQFCHVAERLETIYVKAFNEKSFEQDNETKTNENDNEITSNEENRILQSSNDLPLDQSYNIKATNHEQWIFDRGYSKRKR, via the coding sequence TTGAATTTAGCGTTGGTTTGCACAGAAAAGCTTCCTTCTCCCGCCATAAAAGGCGGAGCCATTCAAATGATGATCGATGGCGTTGTACCCTTTCTAAAAACAAATCATAAACTAACGATTTTTTCGGTTAGCGACCCCTTGCTGCAGAATGTGGAAGAACAAGAAAATGTAACTTACATCAGAGTTTCAAGATTGAATTATATTCAGAATGTCGCAGCGAAACTCGCGAAGCTCCCACCATTTGATGTCATTCATGTTTTTAATCGGCCAAAAGCGATTCCAGTTTACAGAGATGCAAGTCCAGAAAGTCAGTTCGTTTTGAGTCTTCATAATGAAATGTTCGCTGAAAAGAAGCTCTCAGATGAAGAGGGTCATCTTGCCGTCCAGGCAGTTTGTTCGATCATGACGGTAAGTGAGTATATTAGAGGTACGGTCATTCAGCGATTCCCAGATGCCGCAGCAAAAACGCATGTTGTGTATTCCGGGGTGGATTTGGCGAAGTTTGAACCTAAGTGGACTGAACGAGGGCAAGAAATTAATTCTCAGCTTAAGAACAAGAACGGCCTTTCTGGTCAAAAAGTCATTTTATTCATCGGTAGACTCAGTCGAACAAAAGGACCACACCTATTAATTCAAGCGTTACCCAACGTGTTAGAGCGGTTTCCTAACACGGTTCTTGTCATTTGTGGTGGGAAATGGTTTAGTGATAACCGCCCTAATGATTATGTTAGGAAGTTACACAATATGGCTAAACCTTTAGGAGAACATGTGCGTTTTACACAATATGTTCCTCATGATAAAATTCCATATTCCTATTTACTTGGAGATGTCTTCGTATGTAGCTCGCAGTGGCAGGAACCGCTCGCCAGGGTGCATTACGAAGCTATGGCAGCTGGAATTCCGCTTATTACAACAAAACGTGGTGGAAACGCAGAGGTTATCACACACATGCATAATGGCATAGTATTAAAGAATTATGCCAATCCTGCCAATTTCGCAGCTGCGATTTGCGATATGTTTGATCATCCTGATAAAGCCATGGAATTCAGTTTAAACGGAAGAGCGTTTGTGGAATCCAATCATCAGTTCTGTCATGTTGCAGAGCGACTTGAAACAATTTATGTAAAAGCATTTAATGAGAAATCTTTTGAACAAGATAATGAAACGAAAACAAACGAGAACGACAATGAAATAACTTCAAATGAAGAGAATAGAATTTTACAATCTTCAAATGATCTACCTTTAGATCAATCTTATAATATAAAAGCAACCAATCATGAACAATGGATTTTTGACAGAGGCTATAGCAAAAGAAAGAGATAG
- a CDS encoding CotS family spore coat protein: MQEKLIKLAELLLVNWNVNVQSVEVIQGGQMALVWKFMTDEGPKCLKRIHRPEKKALFSIHAQDYLAKKGMRVPGIIPNKDGSLYTKHGPFLFVVYEWIEGRPFNLTVPEDLHWIMKGLADYHTESIGYTPPPAAPVFTKLGKWPKHYIKRCQQMETWKLIAQKSPDDPFCHLYLKEIDPFIASGRETLKKLQESHYPEWVRQCKKQPNLCHQDYGTGNTLLSENQIWIIDLDTTTFDLPIRDLRKVIIPLMGDSGTWNQALFDHMLASYEEGAPLTPEQKQVMYIDMLFPYELYETASERFGRKNEIMPEELMAAFEYENRKTEQLSQFL; the protein is encoded by the coding sequence ATGCAAGAAAAACTAATTAAATTAGCAGAACTTTTGCTTGTAAATTGGAATGTAAATGTACAGAGCGTTGAAGTGATCCAGGGAGGACAAATGGCGCTTGTATGGAAATTCATGACCGATGAGGGACCAAAGTGTTTAAAGCGGATCCATCGTCCGGAAAAGAAAGCCTTGTTTTCCATCCATGCACAGGATTACCTAGCAAAAAAAGGAATGCGTGTACCAGGGATTATTCCTAATAAAGATGGAAGTCTGTATACGAAACATGGTCCATTTCTTTTTGTCGTCTATGAATGGATTGAAGGCAGACCATTCAATTTAACCGTCCCTGAAGATCTCCATTGGATCATGAAAGGTCTTGCGGATTACCATACTGAATCAATCGGCTACACACCCCCACCTGCAGCGCCGGTTTTCACAAAGCTTGGTAAATGGCCAAAGCACTATATTAAACGTTGTCAGCAAATGGAGACATGGAAACTAATTGCTCAGAAATCACCAGATGATCCATTTTGCCACCTTTATTTAAAGGAAATCGATCCATTTATTGCTTCTGGTAGAGAAACCCTTAAGAAACTCCAGGAGTCTCATTACCCTGAGTGGGTTAGGCAATGCAAGAAACAACCTAATCTTTGCCACCAGGATTACGGTACAGGTAACACCCTCCTATCTGAGAACCAGATTTGGATCATCGATCTTGACACAACAACCTTTGACCTGCCGATTCGAGATTTACGAAAAGTTATCATTCCGCTAATGGGAGACTCCGGGACATGGAACCAGGCCCTATTTGATCATATGCTAGCTTCCTATGAAGAGGGAGCCCCACTGACTCCTGAACAAAAGCAAGTGATGTATATCGATATGCTTTTTCCATATGAGTTATACGAAACAGCAAGTGAACGGTTTGGAAGAAAAAATGAGATCATGCCTGAAGAATTAATGGCTGCATTTGAATATGAAAACCGAAAAACAGAACAGCTATCTCAATTTCTATAA
- a CDS encoding FtsW/RodA/SpoVE family cell cycle protein: MNNDNQTPWQQIDFTLLFFIFLLMCISTVSIYSAQASLPGELKNFNFAGRQLTWYFIGAFVLSLTLVIDFDRFKQLSWYLYGFGVFLLILLALMPEYIGSYQVAPVTNGAKSWFVLPGLGSVQPSEFMKIFLIITIASTSVNHHEKHATKTIQTDLLLLGKIFGVAALPLLIVMAQPDLGTAMVFTAIVISITLVSGVRWRLLSLLTLVGVAGISAFVFIFFKFPAFFKEYLLDEYQLARFYGWLAPEEYTDAGYQATKAILAIGSGKLEGKGYADGTVYFPEAHTDFIFAVIGEEFGFIGASITISIFFLLVYRMIHTALESNESFGSYLCAGVIGMLTFQVFQNIGMTVRILPITGIPLPFVSYGGSALLTYMIAVGLVLNVRSRTKTYMFE; the protein is encoded by the coding sequence ATGAACAATGACAATCAAACACCGTGGCAACAAATAGATTTCACTCTTTTGTTCTTTATATTTCTCTTAATGTGCATTAGCACCGTGTCCATCTATAGTGCCCAGGCTTCGCTTCCTGGAGAATTGAAAAATTTTAATTTTGCTGGAAGACAACTAACCTGGTATTTTATAGGAGCTTTCGTTCTCTCTCTCACTCTTGTAATTGATTTCGATCGCTTCAAGCAGCTGTCATGGTACTTATACGGATTTGGCGTATTTCTATTAATTTTACTTGCCCTTATGCCAGAGTACATAGGAAGCTATCAAGTCGCACCAGTAACAAATGGTGCAAAGAGCTGGTTCGTTCTTCCCGGACTCGGTAGCGTTCAGCCGTCCGAGTTTATGAAGATTTTCTTAATTATTACAATCGCTTCAACATCAGTGAACCATCATGAAAAACACGCAACCAAAACCATTCAAACTGATTTGCTTTTACTCGGTAAGATTTTTGGTGTTGCTGCACTTCCTCTACTTATCGTTATGGCACAGCCTGACCTTGGAACTGCAATGGTATTTACTGCCATCGTTATTAGTATTACGCTCGTATCAGGGGTGCGCTGGAGATTGCTTTCTCTCTTAACTTTAGTAGGTGTCGCAGGCATTTCCGCGTTCGTATTTATCTTCTTTAAGTTCCCGGCATTCTTCAAAGAATATCTTCTTGATGAATATCAGCTTGCCCGTTTCTATGGGTGGCTTGCACCTGAAGAATATACCGACGCTGGTTATCAAGCAACGAAAGCCATCCTAGCTATTGGCTCTGGTAAACTTGAAGGAAAAGGCTATGCTGACGGTACAGTTTACTTCCCTGAAGCGCATACCGACTTTATCTTCGCAGTAATTGGCGAGGAATTCGGCTTTATTGGAGCGAGTATTACGATTTCGATCTTCTTCCTCCTCGTCTACAGAATGATACATACTGCACTTGAAAGTAACGAATCTTTTGGAAGCTACCTTTGTGCAGGTGTCATTGGCATGCTGACGTTCCAAGTTTTCCAAAACATCGGCATGACTGTCCGGATCCTTCCGATTACAGGGATTCCACTTCCGTTTGTAAGCTATGGAGGAAGTGCATTGTTAACTTATATGATTGCGGTTGGTCTCGTCTTAAACGTTCGATCGAGAACAAAAACATATATGTTTGAATAA
- a CDS encoding monovalent cation:proton antiporter family protein has product MEHGASVSSLVIVVVIAFLIPFILHRFKLNFLPVVVAEIIAGIFIGQSGFNLVDSDTWLETLSTLGFIFLMFLSGLEIDFSVFANKKKKVKLPSGKIEPNRVLISFIVFLAVFLVSYALSLLFVVLGYTDNAFFMTLIISTISLGVVVPTLKDANVMKSSIGQTILLIAVIADLATMILLAIFVSLNSGGEGNMWLLLILFGAGILLYFLGAYFRHLSFIETMSKGTIQIGTRAVFTLIIVLVGISETVGAENILGAFLAGALVSLLSPNTELVQKLDSFGYGFLIPIFFVMVGVELDIWSLFQDPKVLVLIPLLLVALFVSKIVPVLVLKKWYDMKTVFGSGFLLTSTLSLVIAAAEIGERIDIIDDQLSSALILVAVISCIIAPILFKKVMPKPEERSHAKKLAIIGANQITLPISLELNPDNYVTSIYHTKQEKVDSEKQNSRFSVIELSDYSIDTLKKSEVFDADILLISSGDDETNSDIAVFAKEYGTERVIARIELTEVADQLRDLNIDVFSVFFSTKALLKALIESPGVVNIFTREENALYQINMNNVEYNGVPLRSFPYLGDTIIVRIFRGKDSIVPHGDTELRIGDRLIVTGSSTSVDEVRSLLSY; this is encoded by the coding sequence ATGGAACATGGTGCATCCGTATCATCACTAGTCATTGTAGTTGTTATCGCATTTCTAATTCCATTTATATTACACCGCTTTAAGTTAAACTTTCTTCCGGTTGTTGTTGCAGAAATCATCGCCGGAATTTTTATTGGGCAGAGTGGTTTCAACCTGGTTGATTCCGATACGTGGCTTGAGACGCTTTCCACCCTCGGGTTTATCTTTTTAATGTTCCTTAGTGGGCTTGAAATCGATTTCTCGGTATTTGCAAATAAAAAGAAAAAGGTGAAGCTTCCAAGCGGTAAGATTGAACCGAATCGTGTTCTTATCTCGTTTATCGTATTTTTAGCTGTGTTTCTTGTATCTTACGCACTTTCCCTACTATTTGTCGTGCTTGGTTATACAGACAACGCCTTTTTCATGACATTGATCATTTCAACCATTTCTCTTGGAGTTGTTGTTCCAACGTTAAAAGACGCAAACGTGATGAAATCGAGTATCGGTCAAACGATTCTGCTAATCGCAGTGATTGCTGACCTTGCGACAATGATTCTTCTCGCCATTTTCGTTTCTTTGAATTCTGGCGGAGAAGGAAACATGTGGCTGCTGCTGATTCTATTTGGAGCTGGGATTCTCCTGTATTTTCTAGGAGCTTATTTCAGACACCTTTCCTTTATTGAAACGATGTCTAAAGGAACGATTCAGATTGGCACAAGAGCTGTTTTTACATTAATCATTGTTCTAGTAGGGATATCAGAGACTGTGGGTGCTGAAAACATTCTTGGAGCCTTCCTTGCAGGAGCGCTAGTCTCGTTACTATCCCCAAATACAGAACTCGTGCAAAAGCTTGATTCGTTTGGATATGGTTTTCTAATTCCGATTTTCTTTGTAATGGTTGGTGTTGAGCTTGATATCTGGTCGCTTTTCCAGGACCCGAAAGTCCTTGTACTCATTCCACTACTACTTGTTGCCTTATTCGTATCAAAAATTGTACCAGTTCTTGTACTAAAAAAATGGTACGATATGAAGACTGTTTTTGGATCAGGCTTCCTATTAACATCGACGTTATCTCTTGTGATCGCTGCAGCTGAAATTGGTGAGCGGATTGACATTATTGATGACCAGCTTTCATCTGCTTTAATACTTGTTGCTGTTATTAGCTGTATTATTGCACCAATCCTCTTTAAGAAGGTTATGCCGAAGCCGGAGGAGCGTTCACACGCAAAGAAGCTTGCCATTATAGGAGCAAATCAGATTACGCTACCAATTTCGCTTGAATTAAATCCTGATAACTATGTCACATCGATTTACCATACGAAACAGGAAAAGGTCGATTCTGAAAAGCAAAATAGCCGATTCAGCGTTATCGAGCTTTCGGATTACAGTATTGACACTTTGAAAAAAAGTGAAGTTTTTGATGCTGATATTCTATTGATCTCATCCGGTGATGACGAAACAAATTCGGATATTGCTGTATTTGCAAAAGAGTATGGTACAGAACGGGTCATCGCACGAATTGAACTGACTGAAGTCGCAGATCAGCTTCGTGATCTCAATATCGATGTTTTTTCTGTTTTCTTCTCAACAAAGGCATTGCTTAAAGCGCTTATTGAATCTCCAGGCGTTGTGAATATCTTTACAAGAGAAGAAAATGCGCTGTATCAAATTAATATGAATAACGTGGAATACAATGGTGTGCCGCTGCGAAGCTTCCCTTATCTCGGGGATACCATTATCGTTCGAATATTCCGCGGTAAAGATTCCATTGTGCCACACGGGGATACAGAGCTTCGTATCGGCGATAGACTGATTGTGACCGGTAGTAGCACAAGTGTGGATGAAGTTCGCTCGCTATTGAGCTATTAA
- a CDS encoding glycosyltransferase family 4 protein: MNIALIATEKLPVPAIRGGAIQIYLEAVSKRLAKHHHVTVISIEDRDLKQSETIDGVQFVRINQENYVADVKALIKTKSFDVIHVCNRPLWIEQLKEASPKSKFILSVHNEMFAEGKMTEEDGVKCLSLVSKVVTVSDYIGMTITNRFSSAKGMVQTVYSGVDLSTYHPRWTTEGKNIRQSVRSQLNLIDKKIVLFVGRLSKVKGPHILLHSLPQIIEQHPDAHMVFIGSKWFGENNVNNYVKHLYTLGAMYPDNLTFIKFVEPKDIPKLYSMADVFVCCSQWQEPLARVHYEAMAAGLPVLTSDRGGNPEVIDEGRNGHIIHQFDQPEAYAQIINSLFSNEGNRERLGKNGRRQVEGQFGWDRVAGNLRTVYETAAKR, encoded by the coding sequence ATGAATATCGCGTTAATTGCAACAGAAAAATTGCCTGTACCAGCAATACGAGGTGGTGCAATTCAGATCTATCTTGAAGCCGTTTCTAAACGATTAGCTAAACACCATCACGTAACCGTTATCTCAATTGAGGACAGAGATCTAAAACAATCAGAAACGATTGATGGGGTTCAATTTGTACGAATCAATCAAGAGAACTATGTGGCAGATGTGAAAGCTTTAATTAAAACCAAAAGCTTTGACGTCATTCATGTATGCAATCGCCCATTGTGGATTGAACAACTGAAAGAGGCATCACCGAAGAGTAAATTTATCTTAAGCGTTCATAATGAAATGTTCGCTGAGGGGAAGATGACTGAAGAAGATGGAGTGAAGTGTTTATCACTCGTTTCGAAAGTCGTAACGGTGAGCGATTATATTGGTATGACAATAACCAATCGTTTTTCTTCAGCTAAAGGTATGGTACAAACGGTTTATTCAGGAGTAGACTTAAGTACTTATCACCCAAGATGGACTACGGAAGGGAAAAATATACGACAATCAGTTCGATCTCAGCTCAATTTGATCGATAAAAAAATCGTACTTTTTGTAGGCAGACTTAGTAAGGTGAAAGGACCGCATATCCTTTTGCATTCTTTACCACAAATTATCGAGCAACATCCTGATGCTCATATGGTCTTTATAGGTTCAAAATGGTTTGGAGAAAATAATGTTAATAATTATGTAAAGCATCTATATACACTGGGGGCTATGTACCCGGATAACCTTACTTTCATTAAATTCGTAGAACCTAAAGATATTCCAAAGTTATATTCTATGGCAGATGTCTTCGTATGTTGTTCACAGTGGCAGGAGCCCCTTGCCAGGGTTCATTATGAAGCGATGGCGGCAGGTCTTCCAGTACTCACAAGTGATAGAGGTGGGAATCCGGAAGTGATTGATGAAGGCAGGAATGGTCACATTATTCATCAGTTTGATCAACCTGAAGCCTATGCACAAATTATTAATTCCTTATTTTCGAATGAAGGGAATCGTGAACGGTTAGGTAAAAATGGTCGGAGGCAGGTAGAAGGTCAGTTTGGATGGGACCGAGTAGCAGGTAATTTAAGGACAGTCTACGAGACTGCTGCGAAACGTTAA